The following coding sequences lie in one Benincasa hispida cultivar B227 chromosome 6, ASM972705v1, whole genome shotgun sequence genomic window:
- the LOC120079997 gene encoding putative rRNA methyltransferase YlbH, with translation MAVSSFPVLSSLSASVSISPDVSSFSLNIPLVNICSKQTTHPSSSIIVCSYKSGNNAVTERRKRLLEQYGLDPNEFLSEPSTNRRREMRKTGEGKQISAEDPKPQRQTHKLLQVLGGSARRMKLLSPKGLDVRPMMEVVKGAAFDILQAAGGCPASLRPGRWLDLYSGTGSVGIEAMSRGCSEVHFVEMDPWVVSDVLRPNLESTGFFDDSVIHTIRVENFIDRAEQLIGNDRPFDYISVTPPYTQVDYGVLMGQLSKSALVGEDTFIVVEYPLRTDMLDSCGCLIKITDRRFGRTHLAIYGPKWAEKKKKEKKN, from the exons ATGGCGGTTTCTTCGTTCCCGGTTCTTTCTTCATTGAGCGCCAGCGTTAGTATCTCTCCGGATGTTAGCTCGTTTTCGCTGAATATTCCACTCGTCAATATCTGTTCCAAACAGACCACTCATCCGTCGTCTTCTATTATCGTTTGCTCCTACA AATCTGGGAATAATGCGGTGACGGAGCGGAGGAAAAGGTTGTTGGAGCAATATGGACTTGATCCTAACGAGTTTTTGTCTGAACCTTCCACTAAT CGAAGAAGAGAAATGCGAAAAACCGGAGAAGGCAAGCAAATTTCGGCCGAGGATCCTAAACCTCAACGGCAGACACATAAGTTACTTCAG GTGCTTGGAGGAAGTGCTCGGAGAATGAAGCTACTCTCTCCAAAGGGCTTGGATGTACGACCAATGATGGAAGTTGTGAAAGGTGCAGCTTTTGATATTTTGCAG GCTGCTGGTGGATGTCCAGCATCTTTAAGGCCTGGTCGTTGGTTAGACTTGTATAGTGGTACCGGATCAGTTGGTATTGAAGCTATGAGCCGTGGATGTTCTGAG GTGCATTTTGTCGAGATGGATCCATGGGTTGTTTCTGATGTTCTAAGGCCAAATCTGGAATCTACTGGGTTTTTTGATGACTCAGTCATCCACACCATCCGGGTTGAGAATTTTATAGATCGAGCTGAGCAACTTATTG GTAACGACAGACCATTTGATTACATTAGTGTTACCCCACCGTACACACAAGTGGATTATGGGGTACTTATGGGGCAACTATCAAAGTCAGCCTTAGTTGGAGAAGATACCTTCATT GTGGTTGAATACCCATTAAGGACAGACATGCTGGATTCCTGTGGATGCCTTATTAag ATTACCGACCGACGGTTTGGTCGGACACACTTGGCAATTTATGGACCCAAGTGggctgagaagaaaaaaaaggaaaagaaaaattaa